Proteins encoded together in one Patescibacteria group bacterium window:
- a CDS encoding DNA polymerase III subunit alpha: MSFIHLHNHSHYSLLDGLPKIKDLVLAAKNHGMSALAITDHGVMYGVIEFYQECLKQGIKPIIGVEFYLARRSRNDRKPGIDTKPYHLILLAKNNQGYSNLLKLTSIAHLEGFYYKPRIDWELLEKYHEGLICATACLNGQIPKAILSGDTVGAEQLTKKYKDLFGEDNFYLEMQYHPNEPDQLKVNNELIKLSKKYNVPLLATNDTHYINISDSSVQDILMCMQSKKKIDDKDRMNMTDFDLSFISPEKMMENFSSTPSAIENTQKIADMCNVEIELGTIKLPHFDLPENETADSHLEKLCKKGIETRFGNNPKNLDIIIERLNYELDVINKTGYASYFLIVADFVNWAKEHEIVVGPGRGSAAGSLVSYLMNITDIDPLKYNLIFERFLNPERVSMPDVDIDFADVKRAEIIKYVEQRYGSTHVSQIITFGTMAARAAIRDVGRVLNFNYTFCDKLAKMIPMFSTLEEAMVMSPELKDAYKNDKDAKTVMDFAKKLEGVARHHSMHACGVLISKDELDKTVPLQYASSSDQTVISQYSLHPIEDLGLLKMDFLGLKNLTILEDVIDIIRKIHGKKIKLEDINLEDKKTFSLFQTGQTTGVFQLESSGMKKYLKQLKPNKFEDIIAMVSLYRPGPMQFIPDFIDGKHGNRKIIYDDSRLKPILEETYGIAVYQEQVMEIAKKLAGFSYAEADVLRKAVGKKIKELLDEQKDKLILGMTENGISSNVAKKIWNSIEPFASYGFNKAHATCYALIAFQTAYFKANYPTEFMAALLTADQNDTEKLAFKIKETEEMGIKVLAPDINKSYSTFTVLRDELRQGHKKIRFGLNAIKNLGENIVKTIIKERKSNGEFKNIEDFLSRIQNRDLNKKSLESLIKAGTLNDFGDANVLLKNLDKLLEFNRVRRRENESNQSNIFSGISSKEDFSIKLTPYPSVDNREKLSWEKEMLGLYITGHPFKSVCAKLKDKIILIEELKDLKSEELVKIGGVVNTIQKIVTKKNKTMFFVDLEDNTSSIEIVVFPKVLIQFQSLIQQDAMIIIEGRLSYKDDKAKILAENIWAIDDFLENGSINAQHSPVVIKIDDKLREEQIAELKQLFRDNKGMSQVYFSIRNNGNYKEVKTEFKIANSQTLMNIINRILYE; encoded by the coding sequence ATGAGTTTTATACATTTACACAATCATAGTCATTATAGTCTTTTAGATGGTTTGCCAAAAATAAAAGATCTTGTTTTGGCTGCAAAAAATCATGGTATGTCAGCTCTTGCTATTACAGATCATGGTGTTATGTATGGGGTAATAGAATTTTATCAAGAATGTTTAAAACAAGGAATAAAACCAATAATAGGTGTAGAATTTTATCTTGCAAGAAGAAGTAGAAATGATAGAAAACCAGGAATAGATACAAAACCTTATCATTTAATACTTCTCGCAAAGAATAATCAAGGATACAGCAACTTATTAAAACTTACTTCAATAGCTCATTTGGAGGGTTTTTATTATAAGCCAAGAATAGATTGGGAACTTTTGGAAAAATATCACGAAGGGTTAATATGTGCTACGGCATGCTTGAATGGTCAAATACCAAAAGCTATTTTATCTGGTGATACTGTTGGAGCTGAACAATTGACAAAAAAATATAAGGATTTGTTTGGTGAGGATAATTTTTATTTGGAAATGCAATATCACCCAAATGAGCCAGATCAACTAAAAGTAAATAATGAGCTTATAAAATTATCAAAAAAATATAATGTTCCTTTACTGGCTACAAATGATACTCATTATATAAATATTTCTGACTCTTCTGTTCAGGACATACTTATGTGTATGCAAAGTAAGAAAAAAATAGATGATAAAGATAGAATGAATATGACGGATTTTGATTTGTCTTTTATTTCTCCAGAAAAAATGATGGAAAATTTTTCGAGTACTCCAAGTGCTATAGAAAATACACAAAAGATTGCTGACATGTGTAATGTTGAAATAGAGCTTGGAACAATAAAATTACCCCACTTTGATTTACCAGAAAATGAAACTGCCGATAGTCATTTAGAAAAATTATGTAAAAAAGGTATTGAAACAAGATTTGGAAATAATCCAAAAAATTTGGATATAATAATAGAAAGATTAAATTATGAATTGGATGTTATAAATAAAACTGGTTATGCATCTTATTTTTTAATAGTAGCTGATTTTGTTAATTGGGCAAAAGAACATGAAATTGTTGTTGGTCCAGGTCGTGGTAGTGCAGCAGGATCTCTTGTTTCTTATCTCATGAATATAACAGATATTGACCCATTGAAATATAATTTGATTTTTGAAAGATTTTTAAATCCAGAAAGAGTTTCTATGCCCGATGTTGATATTGATTTTGCTGATGTAAAAAGAGCTGAAATTATAAAATATGTTGAACAAAGATATGGTTCAACTCATGTTTCTCAAATAATTACTTTTGGAACTATGGCGGCCCGTGCTGCAATAAGAGATGTTGGTAGAGTTTTGAATTTTAATTATACTTTTTGTGATAAGCTTGCAAAAATGATACCTATGTTTTCTACATTAGAAGAAGCTATGGTTATGAGTCCAGAATTAAAAGATGCTTATAAAAATGACAAAGATGCAAAGACTGTAATGGATTTTGCAAAAAAATTGGAAGGCGTAGCAAGACATCATTCTATGCATGCTTGTGGAGTGCTTATAAGTAAAGATGAACTTGATAAAACAGTGCCACTTCAATACGCTTCATCAAGTGATCAAACTGTAATATCTCAGTACTCACTTCATCCAATAGAAGATCTTGGACTTTTGAAAATGGATTTTTTAGGTCTTAAGAATCTTACAATTTTGGAAGATGTTATTGATATTATTAGAAAAATACATGGCAAAAAAATAAAATTAGAAGATATAAATTTAGAAGATAAAAAGACCTTTTCACTATTTCAAACAGGACAAACAACTGGAGTATTCCAACTTGAATCTTCTGGTATGAAAAAATATCTAAAACAATTAAAACCAAATAAATTTGAAGATATTATCGCTATGGTTTCTTTGTATAGACCTGGGCCTATGCAATTTATTCCAGATTTTATTGATGGAAAACATGGCAATAGAAAAATAATTTATGATGATTCTAGATTAAAACCAATACTTGAAGAAACTTATGGTATAGCTGTTTATCAAGAACAGGTCATGGAAATTGCAAAAAAATTAGCTGGTTTTTCTTATGCTGAAGCGGATGTTCTACGAAAAGCAGTAGGTAAAAAAATAAAAGAATTATTAGACGAACAAAAGGACAAACTTATATTGGGTATGACAGAAAATGGAATATCTTCAAATGTGGCAAAAAAAATATGGAATTCTATAGAACCATTTGCTTCATATGGTTTCAACAAAGCTCATGCTACTTGTTATGCTCTTATTGCATTTCAGACTGCATATTTCAAGGCAAATTATCCTACCGAATTTATGGCAGCGCTTTTAACAGCAGATCAAAATGATACTGAAAAATTGGCTTTTAAAATAAAAGAAACAGAAGAAATGGGCATAAAAGTTTTAGCTCCTGATATAAATAAAAGCTACTCTACGTTTACTGTTTTAAGGGATGAGCTTAGACAAGGTCATAAAAAAATTAGATTTGGTTTGAATGCTATAAAAAATTTGGGAGAAAATATAGTAAAAACAATTATTAAAGAAAGAAAATCAAATGGAGAATTTAAAAATATTGAAGATTTTTTATCTAGAATTCAAAATAGAGATCTAAATAAAAAATCCCTTGAGAGTTTGATAAAAGCGGGAACTTTAAATGATTTTGGAGATGCCAATGTTCTTTTGAAAAATTTAGACAAACTTTTGGAATTTAATAGAGTAAGAAGAAGAGAAAATGAAAGTAATCAATCTAATATATTTTCTGGTATTAGTTCCAAGGAAGATTTTTCTATAAAACTTACTCCTTATCCATCTGTTGATAATAGAGAAAAATTATCATGGGAAAAAGAAATGCTGGGTCTCTATATTACAGGACATCCGTTTAAATCTGTTTGTGCCAAATTAAAAGATAAAATTATTCTTATTGAAGAATTAAAAGATTTAAAATCTGAAGAATTGGTAAAAATAGGTGGTGTCGTAAATACAATTCAGAAAATTGTGACGAAAAAGAATAAAACAATGTTTTTTGTTGATTTGGAAGATAATACATCAAGTATAGAAATAGTAGTTTTTCCAAAAGTATTAATACAATTTCAAAGTTTAATTCAACAAGATGCTATGATTATTATAGAAGGTAGATTGAGTTATAAAGATGATAAAGCAAAAATATTAGCAGAAAATATTTGGGCTATAGATGATTTTTTGGAAAATGGTTCTATAAATGCACAACATAGTCCAGTTGTTATCAAAATAGATGATAAATTAAGAGAGGAACAAATAGCAGAATTAAAACAACTTTTTAGAGATAATAAAGGTATGTCCCAAGTATATTTTAGTATTAGAAATAATGGCAACTACAAAGAAGTTAAAACAGAGTTCAAGATTGCAAATTCACAAACACTGATGAATATAATAAATAGGATTTTATATGAGTAA
- a CDS encoding HAD family hydrolase gives MKSIIFDWAGVISNSFETNSILINAVLERFGAKRMSLDEIRENWEMPYMKFYNKFLPNLTIKEEAEAFSEFFKDSKKANIYPGVKNILEKFYDNKINMFVVTGDLDISFREDMNRYGLGNIFTKIYTNVHDKTKIIGQVINENKLDINNTYIIADTTHEMEIGKIYNIKTVAITWGFQSREKLKLSNPDYLIDNFEEFENIILNNNK, from the coding sequence ATGAAAAGTATAATATTTGATTGGGCTGGGGTTATAAGTAATTCATTTGAAACAAATTCAATATTAATTAATGCTGTGCTTGAAAGATTTGGTGCAAAAAGAATGTCTTTGGATGAAATAAGAGAAAATTGGGAAATGCCATATATGAAGTTTTATAATAAATTTTTGCCAAATTTGACAATAAAAGAAGAGGCCGAGGCTTTTTCTGAGTTTTTTAAAGATTCTAAGAAAGCGAATATTTATCCAGGCGTAAAAAATATATTAGAAAAATTTTATGATAATAAAATAAATATGTTTGTTGTAACTGGAGATTTGGATATTTCCTTTAGAGAAGATATGAATAGGTATGGTTTGGGTAATATTTTTACAAAAATATATACAAATGTTCATGATAAGACAAAAATTATTGGACAAGTAATTAATGAGAATAAATTGGATATAAATAATACATATATAATAGCAGATACTACTCATGAAATGGAAATTGGAAAAATTTATAATATAAAAACAGTAGCTATCACCTGGGGATTTCAATCTCGTGAAAAATTAAAATTATCAAATCCAGATTATCTTATAGATAATTTTGAAGAATTTGAAAATATAATATTAAATAATAACAAGTAA